The following are encoded in a window of Telmatobacter sp. DSM 110680 genomic DNA:
- a CDS encoding 2-oxoacid:acceptor oxidoreductase family protein — translation MTEAARYPGIRVTANGNQLVSYHTETRIADAGVFYPITPSTEGGELFQQAYAEGNLNVFGHNTIAIETEGEHAAQGGAIAHSVCGKRVVNFTSGQGVVYGVEQYYHAPGKGSTMVLEVGARALTKHALNVHCGHDDIYGALDTGWIMIFGKDAQQAADQALILRRVTELSLTPGMNIMDGFLTSHLERTFYKHESELIREYLGAPEDIIDCPTEAQRTLFGPTRRRVPKMMDLTNPVLLGPVQNQEHYMNGIIARRNNFAEPILQFLEDAYQDFGKLTGRYYGLISQYKCDDTDTVFVSLGSAAENIEAAVDYLRDTKGVKVGSIHVNVIRPFPEAAIVAALKGKKNVIILERTDEALSGDNPLGRDIRTALSKAIQTAGHKASEGLPALAMDEVPHIYSGSYGLGSRDFRPEHIIGAYEFATAGRARKDGKTAADGVSFFVLGIDHPYAVIGDEMPSLLPEGAVAVRFHSIGGWGAITTGKNLGAILGDLNDLLYERDGLVDDKGNPKEVIHVSANPKYGSEKKGAPTSYFMVAAKDRIRVNCDLRHVTVVLCCDPKAFTHCNPLDGIQPGGALIWESDAEGERAWENLPLWARKQIIEKNIRVYTLPGFEIARKATDRADLQLRMQGNAFLGAFFAVSPMLQEFGITQEQYRDVVMKQYVKKFGKLGEAVVNSNMEVMTQGFERVKEIAIGEITAADKSSLRGEALLPILEMATVTGDSCTTGGCRSTLPPAGQEARPPIASINAFDAEFRASFGYDQPATPLAAMGVIAAATGDTASKYVARRETPLYIPENCTQCMECISVCPDTALPNTSQDLSTVLTMAVSRYVGDAGERTKMMAKLPEIEKQTRQRMVAEMKTGTPLPKIIREVTESVDGFSTEAKAQFYSIIDKVPMAYQKVNAIFSSPERKAPGTGGIFSIFVSDLCKGCAACVTACGDHMALKMVQETTEVNAEHETGTAFLNLLPDTSQKYLGLFNAANPADSKTATLRNMLMVRRNYDALVSGDGACAGCGEKSVLRSIAAVTEAYMRPVFHAKADRLVGKAGDLEKNGVAKLEALKASNPEEYATLRLAISHLILGLGGEQTEDTKSRIAAHEAANGPITDAQMVEALAAVLLTEAFNHKSLQPVDGRLANGMSVMAMAAHTGCNTVYGSTSPNNPHPYPWMNSLFQDGITIGWLMGESFIVDHARRSVIPERLTDAILTRENGITPREFYEFTHFTDALMTDQEIVELPKVWVVGGDGGMGDIGYQNMSKVILQNRPNIKALMLDTQVYSNTGGQNSDSTPMLGGNDMNVFGSATQGKNTEKKTVAETFLAGHGSPFVAQVSMANAPKLYRAILDGLEYRGTMFLQCFTTCQPEHGVADDMALFQAQRVRDSRGVPEFVFNPRLGETYQEALDVTGNPSKELDWYETKLKSTGETMRYTVAHWCTTEARFRNHLKKIKPEAAEKLIHLDNMLVRITQQDVVYRRYVNQAHRSFIPDFGVYIKYEENGKIEYRALSRQLVMFCVERRKSWRMLQSKAGVVNKEYIAQKALLAEVDAGKIAKDEFFAHAHEMLAEKLGTAAPALAKA, via the coding sequence ATGACGGAAGCCGCTCGCTATCCCGGCATTCGAGTTACAGCCAACGGAAACCAGCTCGTCTCGTATCACACTGAGACCCGCATCGCCGATGCCGGCGTTTTCTATCCCATTACGCCTTCCACCGAAGGCGGCGAGCTCTTCCAACAGGCCTATGCCGAGGGCAACCTGAACGTATTCGGCCACAACACCATCGCCATTGAGACTGAAGGCGAACACGCAGCCCAGGGTGGCGCCATCGCCCACTCCGTCTGCGGCAAGCGCGTGGTCAACTTCACCTCCGGCCAGGGCGTTGTCTACGGGGTTGAGCAGTACTACCACGCTCCCGGAAAAGGTTCCACCATGGTGCTCGAAGTCGGTGCCCGCGCACTCACCAAGCACGCCCTCAACGTCCACTGCGGACACGACGACATCTACGGCGCACTCGACACCGGCTGGATCATGATCTTCGGCAAAGACGCGCAGCAGGCTGCCGATCAGGCCCTCATCCTCCGCCGTGTTACCGAACTCTCCCTGACCCCCGGCATGAACATCATGGATGGCTTCCTCACCAGCCACCTTGAGCGCACCTTCTATAAACATGAATCGGAGCTGATCCGCGAATACCTCGGCGCACCGGAAGACATCATCGATTGTCCGACCGAAGCGCAGCGCACTCTTTTCGGACCCACCCGTCGCCGCGTTCCCAAGATGATGGACCTGACCAATCCCGTCCTCCTTGGCCCCGTCCAGAATCAGGAACACTACATGAACGGCATCATCGCGCGCCGCAACAACTTCGCTGAGCCGATCCTGCAGTTCCTTGAAGACGCCTATCAAGATTTCGGCAAGCTCACCGGACGCTACTACGGCCTCATCTCGCAGTACAAGTGCGACGACACCGATACCGTCTTCGTCTCTCTCGGCTCTGCCGCAGAAAACATCGAAGCAGCCGTCGACTATCTCCGCGACACCAAGGGCGTGAAAGTCGGCTCCATCCACGTCAACGTCATCCGCCCCTTCCCCGAAGCTGCCATCGTTGCCGCCCTCAAGGGCAAGAAGAACGTCATCATCCTCGAGCGTACCGACGAAGCTCTCAGTGGCGACAACCCTCTCGGCCGCGATATCCGCACCGCGCTGTCGAAAGCGATTCAAACCGCCGGCCACAAAGCATCCGAAGGCTTGCCCGCATTGGCGATGGACGAAGTGCCCCACATCTACTCCGGCAGCTATGGCCTCGGTTCCCGCGACTTCCGCCCCGAGCACATCATCGGCGCCTACGAATTCGCCACTGCCGGCCGCGCCCGCAAGGACGGCAAGACCGCAGCAGACGGCGTCAGCTTCTTCGTTCTCGGCATCGATCACCCCTACGCGGTCATCGGCGACGAGATGCCTTCCCTGCTTCCCGAAGGCGCCGTAGCCGTCCGCTTCCACTCCATCGGCGGATGGGGAGCCATCACCACCGGTAAAAACCTCGGCGCTATCCTTGGCGACCTCAACGATCTGCTCTACGAGCGCGACGGCCTGGTCGACGACAAGGGCAATCCCAAGGAAGTCATCCACGTCAGCGCCAATCCCAAGTACGGTTCGGAAAAGAAGGGTGCGCCCACCAGCTACTTCATGGTCGCTGCCAAGGACCGCATTCGCGTCAACTGCGATCTGCGCCACGTCACCGTCGTCCTCTGCTGCGATCCCAAGGCCTTCACCCACTGCAATCCGCTCGACGGCATCCAGCCCGGCGGCGCCCTCATCTGGGAGTCGGACGCCGAAGGCGAGCGCGCGTGGGAGAACCTTCCCCTCTGGGCCCGGAAGCAGATCATCGAGAAGAACATTCGCGTCTACACGCTGCCCGGCTTCGAAATCGCCCGCAAAGCGACGGACCGTGCCGACCTTCAGCTCCGCATGCAGGGCAACGCCTTCCTCGGAGCATTCTTCGCAGTCAGCCCCATGCTGCAGGAATTCGGCATCACGCAGGAGCAGTACCGCGACGTCGTGATGAAGCAGTACGTCAAGAAGTTCGGCAAGCTCGGCGAAGCCGTCGTCAACTCCAACATGGAAGTCATGACCCAGGGCTTCGAGCGCGTTAAAGAAATCGCCATCGGCGAAATTACCGCAGCCGATAAGTCCTCCCTACGCGGAGAAGCACTTCTGCCTATCCTGGAAATGGCGACCGTCACCGGCGATAGCTGCACTACCGGTGGCTGCCGTTCCACGCTGCCTCCCGCTGGACAGGAAGCGCGTCCGCCGATCGCCAGTATCAACGCCTTCGACGCCGAGTTCCGCGCCAGCTTCGGTTACGACCAGCCAGCAACACCTCTCGCAGCCATGGGCGTCATCGCCGCTGCAACAGGCGACACGGCTTCGAAGTACGTAGCCCGCCGCGAAACCCCGCTCTACATTCCTGAAAACTGCACCCAGTGCATGGAGTGCATTTCGGTTTGCCCTGACACCGCACTCCCCAACACATCGCAGGATCTCAGCACCGTGCTCACCATGGCCGTCTCCCGCTACGTGGGCGACGCCGGAGAGCGCACTAAGATGATGGCGAAGCTTCCCGAGATCGAGAAGCAGACCCGCCAGCGCATGGTTGCAGAGATGAAAACCGGCACACCGCTGCCGAAGATCATCCGCGAAGTAACCGAGTCGGTCGACGGCTTCTCCACAGAAGCCAAGGCGCAGTTCTACTCGATCATCGACAAGGTGCCGATGGCCTACCAAAAGGTTAACGCCATCTTCTCGTCGCCCGAACGCAAGGCACCCGGCACCGGTGGCATCTTCTCCATCTTCGTCAGCGATTTGTGCAAGGGCTGCGCGGCCTGCGTTACGGCCTGCGGCGATCACATGGCGCTCAAGATGGTGCAGGAAACCACCGAAGTCAACGCCGAGCACGAGACCGGCACCGCCTTCCTTAACCTGCTGCCCGACACATCGCAGAAGTACCTCGGCCTCTTCAACGCTGCGAACCCGGCTGACTCCAAGACCGCAACGCTGCGCAACATGCTCATGGTTCGTCGCAACTACGACGCGCTGGTCTCTGGCGATGGCGCCTGCGCCGGCTGCGGCGAAAAGAGCGTGCTCCGCTCCATCGCGGCGGTCACCGAGGCGTACATGCGCCCTGTCTTCCACGCGAAGGCTGATCGACTCGTCGGCAAGGCCGGCGATCTTGAGAAGAACGGCGTCGCGAAGCTCGAAGCGCTCAAAGCAAGCAATCCCGAAGAGTACGCCACGCTCCGCTTGGCTATCTCGCACCTCATCCTCGGCCTCGGCGGCGAACAAACTGAAGACACCAAGTCCCGCATCGCCGCGCACGAAGCCGCCAACGGCCCCATCACCGACGCGCAGATGGTCGAAGCCCTCGCGGCAGTCCTGCTCACCGAAGCCTTCAACCACAAGAGCCTCCAGCCCGTCGACGGACGCCTCGCCAATGGCATGAGCGTAATGGCGATGGCCGCGCACACCGGTTGCAACACCGTATATGGGTCCACATCCCCGAACAACCCCCATCCTTATCCGTGGATGAACTCGCTCTTCCAGGACGGCATCACCATCGGTTGGCTCATGGGCGAAAGCTTCATCGTCGACCACGCGCGCCGCTCCGTTATTCCAGAGCGACTGACCGACGCGATCCTTACCCGCGAGAATGGCATCACTCCACGCGAGTTCTACGAGTTCACCCACTTCACCGATGCGTTGATGACCGACCAGGAAATCGTCGAACTGCCCAAGGTCTGGGTGGTCGGCGGCGACGGCGGCATGGGCGACATCGGCTACCAGAACATGTCCAAAGTGATCCTGCAGAATCGCCCCAACATCAAGGCACTCATGCTCGATACGCAGGTCTACTCCAACACCGGTGGTCAGAACTCCGATTCAACCCCGATGCTGGGCGGCAACGACATGAACGTCTTCGGCTCAGCCACACAAGGCAAGAACACTGAGAAGAAGACGGTCGCCGAAACCTTCCTCGCGGGACACGGATCGCCCTTCGTCGCGCAGGTCTCCATGGCCAATGCGCCGAAGCTCTATCGCGCTATCCTTGACGGTCTGGAATATCGCGGCACAATGTTCCTGCAGTGCTTCACCACCTGCCAGCCCGAGCACGGCGTTGCAGACGACATGGCTCTCTTCCAGGCACAGCGCGTACGCGACTCTCGCGGAGTACCTGAGTTCGTATTCAACCCGCGCCTCGGTGAAACCTACCAGGAAGCGCTCGACGTCACCGGCAATCCGAGCAAGGAACTCGACTGGTACGAGACCAAGCTCAAGTCCACCGGCGAAACCATGCGCTACACTGTGGCTCACTGGTGCACCACGGAAGCCCGCTTCCGCAACCACCTCAAAAAGATCAAGCCCGAGGCGGCCGAGAAGCTAATCCACCTCGACAACATGCTGGTGCGCATCACGCAGCAGGATGTGGTCTACCGCCGCTACGTGAACCAGGCACACCGCTCCTTCATCCCCGATTTTGGCGTCTACATCAAGTACGAGGAAAACGGAAAGATCGAGTATCGCGCTCTCTCTCGCCAGCTGGTCATGTTCTGCGTAGAACGCCGCAAGTCATGGCGGATGCTGCAGTCCAAAGCCGGCGTAGTCAATAAGGAGTACATCGCGCAAAAGGCGCTGCTCGCAGAAGTTGACGCAGGCAAGATCGCGAAAGACGAGTTCTTCGCCCACGCCCACGAAATGCTGGCGGAAAAGCTAGGCACCGCAGCCCCCGCTCTAGCCAAGGCTTAA
- a CDS encoding paraquat-inducible protein A has protein sequence MESPTNPSPSKHSRAFDLRLILAALLLLPAIWFSWKTVDGLAARRLIRTDLAEITHARYGILSADQWRTIIGPILNAQVDKLDLKSQNKSLRPMVERSLYALLDNIKTQMTSPQAKTSETPGGGNAFLVNMIVASLRPHVPEYTEVVMKELAKPQTQEGFKDSIRGVLADAVKNTFSPTDMTTYNAILNRYGCADGTACELTLGKQIEEADKRLTRYYLTVLATSAVAFILLMAGKSTLSRGAVVVLMLFSIAMLAGGVLSPMLEVEVRVSKLDATLLGAPIEFRDQSLYYRSKTVLEVCQTLIQMRRPEMMLVGVLVILFSVVFPVLKMLALGACVIRPALLRTNRLVKLLAFELSKWSMADVMVLAIFMSFVAFNGITSSAWDGLRGMPNVQQVQIPTNASKILPGYYLFIGFCLSSILLSKKLEHGITSARIPPKVSS, from the coding sequence GTGGAATCACCGACAAATCCATCACCCAGCAAACATTCGCGTGCCTTCGATCTTCGTCTGATCTTGGCCGCGCTTTTGCTCTTGCCTGCCATCTGGTTTAGCTGGAAGACCGTGGATGGCCTGGCCGCGCGCCGTCTCATCCGCACCGACCTTGCCGAAATCACGCATGCGCGCTACGGAATTCTTAGCGCCGACCAGTGGCGCACCATCATCGGCCCGATCCTTAATGCGCAGGTCGACAAGCTCGATCTCAAGAGTCAGAACAAAAGCCTCCGGCCCATGGTTGAACGCTCGCTCTATGCCCTGCTCGACAACATTAAAACCCAAATGACATCGCCCCAGGCAAAGACATCGGAAACGCCTGGCGGTGGCAATGCATTCCTCGTGAACATGATCGTCGCATCCCTCCGTCCGCATGTGCCGGAGTACACCGAAGTCGTCATGAAGGAGTTGGCCAAGCCGCAAACGCAAGAGGGATTCAAGGATTCCATTCGCGGCGTCCTGGCGGACGCGGTAAAGAACACGTTCAGCCCGACAGACATGACCACCTACAACGCAATCCTCAATCGATATGGCTGCGCTGATGGCACGGCTTGCGAGTTGACTCTGGGCAAACAGATCGAGGAAGCGGACAAGAGGTTAACACGCTACTATCTCACCGTGCTTGCCACGTCGGCGGTCGCGTTCATCCTGTTGATGGCCGGGAAGTCGACACTCTCCCGAGGCGCCGTCGTCGTGCTCATGTTGTTCTCAATTGCGATGCTGGCCGGCGGCGTGCTCAGCCCGATGCTCGAGGTAGAAGTACGCGTCTCGAAACTGGACGCAACCTTGCTGGGGGCACCCATCGAATTTCGTGACCAGTCTCTGTACTACCGCAGCAAGACCGTGCTTGAGGTATGCCAGACGCTCATCCAGATGCGCCGGCCGGAGATGATGCTGGTTGGAGTGTTGGTAATTCTGTTCAGCGTGGTCTTCCCCGTTTTGAAGATGCTGGCGCTTGGCGCGTGTGTCATCCGTCCGGCGCTGTTGCGCACCAATCGCTTGGTCAAGCTGCTCGCTTTCGAGCTATCCAAGTGGTCAATGGCCGACGTAATGGTTCTGGCCATCTTCATGTCGTTCGTCGCCTTCAATGGCATCACGTCGAGCGCGTGGGATGGCCTGAGGGGTATGCCGAACGTCCAGCAGGTGCAGATTCCGACCAATGCCTCCAAGATTCTGCCGGGCTATTACTTGTTCATCGGTTTCTGCCTGTCGAGCATCCTGCTGTCGAAGAAACTGGAGCACGGAATCACTTCCGCTCGAATCCCACCAAAAGTGTCATCCTGA
- a CDS encoding polymer-forming cytoskeletal protein, with protein MAIFAQNSNAAPVQPPSPSLAEVPAPPAVNSSANQYSMIGKSIMIKGEIVAADPIYVYGTVEGSINAPAHRVTVGKEGIVKADISAREIVIMGDVCGNLEGTERVEIRNDGSLMGNLATRRIYIEEGAVLSGVIDVHKPSKKEKAEQEDAGVDRKGVVSFPVTEMVEEIA; from the coding sequence ATGGCTATCTTCGCGCAGAACTCCAATGCCGCTCCTGTTCAACCGCCGAGCCCCTCTCTCGCGGAGGTACCAGCGCCCCCAGCGGTTAATTCTTCAGCAAATCAATATTCGATGATCGGGAAGTCGATCATGATCAAGGGCGAGATTGTGGCGGCCGATCCGATTTACGTGTATGGGACCGTAGAAGGATCGATCAATGCGCCGGCGCACCGGGTGACCGTAGGGAAGGAAGGCATCGTGAAGGCCGATATCAGCGCGCGCGAGATCGTGATCATGGGCGACGTCTGCGGCAACCTGGAAGGCACTGAACGCGTGGAGATTCGCAATGACGGTTCGCTCATGGGAAATCTGGCGACACGTCGTATCTACATCGAAGAGGGTGCGGTGCTGAGCGGCGTTATTGATGTACACAAGCCCAGCAAGAAGGAAAAGGCGGAGCAGGAAGATGCCGGAGTCGATCGCAAGGGTGTGGTGAGTTTCCCCGTGACTGAGATGGTTGAGGAGATCGCTTAG